The stretch of DNA CAAAAGACACACGCGGCGCGTCGCTGATCGACTCTGTGCCCAGTGTCGCAGCTGATGTTCCGCGCTGATGCGGCGCAGGGCGCGGCCGGTGGTGGCTAGCTGCGGCGAGGTTTCGTCAATCCACGCACCGCCATGGTCGCCGTAAACCCCGCTGGTGCTGATATAGACGATGCGGCGCTGTGCTAAAATCCCGTTTTGCGGTTCGCGCGCGCCAGAGCGTCTGCGTGGTGTGCGGGCAAGTGCGGCCAGCAGGCGGCGAGTACGCAGGTCAGCTTCGCCTTCGCCCGGCGGCGTGCTGTGGATGATCGTATCAGCCAGACCCGCCAGGCGCGCTAAAGACTGGCGCTGATCCAGATCGGCGATGATCGGGTGGATACCTAGGGTATGTAGCTGCTGCGCTTTATCGGCGCTGCGTGCAGTGGCATACACCTGAAAGCGCTGGCGTAGCCACGGCAAAGCGCGCTGCACCACATCACCGCAACCTATAATTAACAAGCGTTTTTTTCGCACAAGTCGGAAATCCAAAAGAATGAGCAAGCAACTTATCATTGAACCTTCAGGTCAGCAACTGAGCGTGTTTGACGGTGAAACCCTGCTAGATGCAGCGATGCGCGAGGGCTTTAATATGCCCTATGGCTGCAAAAACGGCTCATGCGGCGCGTGCAAAGGTAAAGTGCTCAGCGGCGAAGTGGCGCATGGCGATCATTCGCCAACGGTGCTGACCAGCGAAGAAATTGAAAAAGGCATGTCGCTATTCTGTTGCGCAACGCCAGTGAGCGACAGCGTCAGCATCGAATGCCGCGAAGTGGCGGCGACCAAAGACATCCAAATTAAAACGCTACCGACCCGCATCGAGAAAATCGACAAGGTGTCACGCGACGTAGCCGTGCTCACACTAAAGCTACCATCGACC from Chitinibacter fontanus encodes:
- a CDS encoding NAD-dependent epimerase/dehydratase family protein, which codes for MRKKRLLIIGCGDVVQRALPWLRQRFQVYATARSADKAQQLHTLGIHPIIADLDQRQSLARLAGLADTIIHSTPPGEGEADLRTRRLLAALARTPRRRSGAREPQNGILAQRRIVYISTSGVYGDHGGAWIDETSPQLATTGRALRRISAEHQLRHWAQSRSATRRVCLLRAPGIYALDRLPTARIARGEPGIIASEDSVSNHIHANDLAHAVCLTLFRGLPQRSYNIVDDAPHTMSEWFDQVSDFTTLPRVPKLSRQEAQSRLSPTMWSYMNESRRLSNQRTKSELRWRLQYPTTEAFFHANKGRYIATNKY